The genomic interval GACGTGACCGGCCGGCGGAGTGGGTGGCGCTGGCCCTGCCGTAATCTTGGTTGCTTTTCTAGCCGGCAAACTTGCCGGCGCGAATCATGCAATCCTTGACGCTGGTGCGCGTGCTGGGGCATGATGTCCAGGATGCTCCAGCACGTTGAGGATCCGGACATCGAGTCAAGGGCCGCCAGGGCCGGATTGAAGTTCGGGGACAAGAGTGTCCACACGAGCCGCACCATCATGCTCGCGGACCTCGGCGAGCTTCTCGCGGCCGTTCCGCCGGAAGCGGCACGAGCAGACTACGCGGCGGCGATCATCGACGAGAACGTGCTCGGCAAGGCGACCATCGCGACGCGCCGCTGGACGGGACAGCGTCTCGGCGAGCTGTACGCGCTCGACCCGCGCCTGCCGATTTTCAGGGTCGTGCGGCGACTCTGGTCCGTCGACCTGCCGGGACGTCCGCTGCTGGCGATGCTGTGCGCGCTGGCGCGCGATCCCCTGCTGCGCTCGACGGCCTCGGCCGTGCTCGCTCTGCCGGTCGGAACGGAACTCGTCAGATCGCGATTCCTGGATGAGATACGAAAGGTCGTCGGTGCGCGGCTGAACGAGTCGGTGCTCGACAAGGTAGCGCGAAACGCGGCGAGCTCGTGGGCGCAGGCAGGACACCTGCAAGGCCGCATGCGAAAGATACGCACCAGCGTGACGCCGACCCCCGGCTCCGTGGCGATGGCTCTCTGGCTCGGTGCCCTCGAAGGGCTCGGCGGCCCGGCGTTGCTCGATTGCCACTGGACGCAGGTACTCGACCGTGCTGGCCAGGATCTCCTGCCGATGGCGTTCGAGGCGAAGCGACTCGGTCTGATCCACGCGCGCGCCGGGGGGGGCGTCGTCGAGATCAACGCCAGCCGGTTGGATCCCGCGGCAGCCAGGACTTGAGCAATGGGCAAGATCGAAGACCTGGCGGCCGTCTACGAGCGACATGTGAGCGTGCCTTGGCAACGCAGCGTGTCCGGCGCGCAACGGGTGATGCTGGTGGTCTACGACAAGGAGCTCGAACGCACGCTGAGAGACCGAATCGGTGAATTCGAGCAGGCGACGCGCCGTAGCGAGCACGACTGGACGCTCGTCGACTGCACGCGTTGGTTCGCCGAGTGGATGGCGCAGGACGAGTACCGCGAAGCCTGGTTCGAAGATCCGGATCTGCTCGGAATGAAGCTGCAAGGCGAGTTTCGCGAAGCGGTCGCCAGCAGGCTGCGAACCCGACTCGAGGCGGCCGGCGACAACACTGTCGTCGCGTTGCTGGGCGTGGCCTCCCTCTACGGCTTTCTGCGCGTTTCGGAGGTGATTCGTTCGGTGGAGCAGACGATTCACGGACGATTGGTGGTGTTCTTTCCGGGCACCAAGAACGAGAGCAACTATCGGCTGCTCGATGCCCGCGACGGCTGGAACTACCTGGCCCAGGGGATCACGCTGCACGATGGAGGACCGGCGTTGTGAAGATTCACGAGGTGCTCGATCGCGACCCGCGCACCACACGGCTCGCCAACAACGGGCAGGCGCGGATCGTCGACGTCGCCGACGCCCCGGCTCTCGAGGAACTGCGTGCGGAGCTCGAGACGTTCGTTTGCGACGGGCAGTTCGGCGACGCTCTCCAGCGCATTCTCGACCGTTATCTGGCGAACCTCGGGACCCCGAAGCAGGACTCGGCCTGGGTCAGCGGTTTCTTCGGCAGCGGCAAGTCGCACCTCCTGAAAATGCTCACCCACCTGTGGGTGAACACCCCGTTCCCGGATGGGACGACCGCGCGCAGTCTCGTTCGCGGCGGTTTGCCCGATGAAGTGCAGGCGCAGCTTCGCGAGCTGGACACCCACGCGCACCGGGCCGGGCGGTCTCCCGTGGCCGCAGCGGGAACACTGCTCGGCGGCAGCGTCGATCACGTCCGTCACAGCGTGCTGTCCATTCTGCTCCGCGCCCGCGGCCTGCCCGCGCTGTATCCCCTGGCGCGCTTCTGTTTCTGGTTGCGCGAGCAGGGACTGCTCGACGGCGTTCGCGCGGCGGTCGAGGCAGCCGGGAAGGACTGGCTGCGCGAGCTCAACAACCTCTACGTAAGTCCCGTCATTGCCGACGCCATCGTTGCCGCGGATGCCGGCTTCGCAGCGGACGGCAAGGCGGCGCGGCAGCTTCTGACGCGGCAGTTCCCGCCGTTGAGGA from Acidobacteriota bacterium carries:
- a CDS encoding DUF1788 domain-containing protein, with product MGKIEDLAAVYERHVSVPWQRSVSGAQRVMLVVYDKELERTLRDRIGEFEQATRRSEHDWTLVDCTRWFAEWMAQDEYREAWFEDPDLLGMKLQGEFREAVASRLRTRLEAAGDNTVVALLGVASLYGFLRVSEVIRSVEQTIHGRLVVFFPGTKNESNYRLLDARDGWNYLAQGITLHDGGPAL